From the Synechococcus sp. KORDI-49 genome, the window GAAGCGCTGCTGAGGGCTTTCAACTGGTCACGGTTTGCGGAGAGGGATCAACCCTCGACGCGCCAACCCTGATCCGACGGCGTCCAGTCGTTCAGTTCCGAGGCGTCGAACCAAAGACCGATCTCGAACGCAGCTGTTTCAGGGGCGTCGGAACCGTGGATGACATTGCGACCGATGTTCACCGCCAGATCACCCCGGATGGTGCCGGGCTCAGCCTCAAGGGGCTTGGTGGCACCGATCAGCTTGCGGGCGCTGGCGATCACGCCGTCGCCTTCCCAGACCATGGCCACCACCGGGCCGGAGGTGATGAACTCCACCAGCCCAGCGAAGAAGGGGCGCTCCTTGTGAACCCCGTAGTGCTGCTCAGCAAGCTCACGGCTAGGAGTGGTCTGCTTCAGCCCCACAAGCTTGAACCCCTTGCGCTCGAAGCGGCCGAGGATCTCTCCCACCAGGCCGCGCTGGACGCCGTCGGGCTTGATGGCGATGAACGTGCGTTCGGCCATGGGTTGGTATCAATCAGAAAGCGCCGTCATCGTCAGCGCTGGCCTGCCCGCTTGGCAAGTACAGAGGATGAGCTCCGACAGGAATGTTCCTAGATTCCGGCCGTGCACGTTGACGAGCGCAGGTGGCTGACGGCGAAGGCTGGTCGATCCAGAACAGTTCAGCGCTCTACGGGCTCGACCGATGGGGTGAGCCCTACTTCGCGATCAACGGCCGCGGACACATCAGCGTTCAACCGCAGGGAGAACGCGGCGGCAGTCTTGACCTTGTGGATCTGGTGTCCGAGCTGCGCGGTCGCAACCTCGGCCTGCCCCTTCTGATTCGCTTCGACGACATCCTGGAAGACCGGCTGGAGCGGCTTCACGCCGCGTTTGAGCGCGCGATCTCCCAGTACGGCTACCAGGGCCGTTACCAGGGTGTCTTCCCGGTGAAATGCAATCAGCAGCGCCACGTGGTGGAGGAGCTGGTGAGCTGCGGGCGCCGCTGGAACTTCGGGCTTGAGGCCGGAAGCAAGGCCGAACTGCTGATTGCCCTGTCCCTGCTCGATGACCCGGATGCGTTGCTGATCTGCAACGGCTACAAGGATCGCCTCTACATCGAGACAGCGATCCTGGCGCGCCGCCTCGGCCGACAACCGGTGGTTGTGATCGAACAACCCGACGAGGTGGATCGCATCATCGAGGCGAGCGGCAGTCTCGGAGCGGCTCCCTACATCGGCGTGCGCGCAAAACTGTCCAGC encodes:
- the ndk gene encoding nucleoside-diphosphate kinase, whose protein sequence is MAERTFIAIKPDGVQRGLVGEILGRFERKGFKLVGLKQTTPSRELAEQHYGVHKERPFFAGLVEFITSGPVVAMVWEGDGVIASARKLIGATKPLEAEPGTIRGDLAVNIGRNVIHGSDAPETAAFEIGLWFDASELNDWTPSDQGWRVEG